The following are encoded in a window of Rhizobium sp. 11515TR genomic DNA:
- the ykgO gene encoding type B 50S ribosomal protein L36 has product MKIKNSLKSLKARHRDNRLVRRKGRIYIINKLNPRYKARQG; this is encoded by the coding sequence ATGAAGATCAAGAATTCGCTCAAGTCGCTCAAGGCGCGCCATCGTGACAACCGTCTCGTCCGCCGCAAGGGCCGCATTTACATCATCAACAAGCTGAACCCACGCTACAAGGCTCGTCAGGGCTGA